GCGTGCGTGCCGCCGTCGATCCTGGCGATTCCATCCAGTGCCTTCTGCAGGCCCGGCGCCCCGCCGGACCCGACCGCGACGGAAAACCGGTCGAACGCGTCCGGCGCCTGGAGCCGCACCGGCGCGGCGCGCGAGACGACGATCTCCATCGGTTCAGGCTGCCGCGGAGCGGGCCGTGGCGGGCGCCTTCGCGGGCGTGCCGAGAGCCTTCTTGATGGCCGGGATGATCCGGTCGCCCCAGAGTTCGATCTGCCGCAGCATCGTCTTCTGGTCGACGTCGCCGAGCTGGGTCTGCAGCGCGATGTGGCGCGGCTTCAGGATCTCGATCTCCTCCAGCATCTTGTCGATCACGCGGTCGACCTCGCCGACGGGCAGGTTCTCGCGCATGTCGTCGAGGCTCAGCTCCTGCTGCAGCGGTACTTCCTGCATCAGATAGCCGTCGTCGGTCTCCTGGCGGCGGTCGCGCAGGCTCTCCGACAGGCGGCGGGCGAAGCGGGCGCTGTCGAGATAGCGGTCGATCTCGGCCCGGTCGTTGCTGGCATAGCCGCAGCGCAGGAAGCCGAACTTCGTGGCGTCGACGTCGACGCCGGCCGACTCGGCCGCCTCCACCATCTTTGCGCGGAGGCCGCGGATGGCGTCGTTGCCGCCGAGCAGCGCCGTGATGAAGAGGTTGTGGCCCTCGCGCATGGCGCGGGCGCGAACCACCGGATTGCCGGTCGTCACCCAGATGGGCGGCATCGGCTTCTGGACGCAGCGCACGTTGAGGCTGCTCGGCGGGATGTCGAGAATCTTGCCGTGATACTCGAAGGTTTTCTGGGTCAGGGCCAGCGGGATCAGGTCCAGGTACTCGGCGAACATCTTGCCGGCCTCTGCCAGATCCGTGCCGAAGCGCTCGAACTCGAACTGCTGGTAGCCCGAGCCGATGCCCAGTTCCAACCGGCCGTTCGACAGCGTGTCGACCAGTCCGACCTCGGCCAGGAAACGCGGCGCCTGGTAGAGCGGCAGCACGCAGACGGCCGGGCCGACCCGGATGGTGGACGTTTTCGCCGCGGCATGGGCGCACAGCATCAGCGGCGAGGGCGAGAGCGAGTAGTTGTTGAAATGGTGTTCGGCATACCATGCCACGTCGAAACCGGCCTGTTCGGCCGCGACGGTCTGCTCGATCGAATTGTGGATCACGTCGAACGACGACTGGTCGTAGCTGCGCTGCTGCGCGAGCAGGAAGACACCGAATTCCATACCATCTACCTCCCTTGGCATTCGTCAGGTGTGGTTACGGTAGGTCGTTGCGCATTTCGGCACTATTGATTAAGTTCGCGCCTCACCTTTCAGGAAAATGCAAAAATCCGCATGGACAAGCTGCGCGCGATGGATCTGCTGGTCGCCACCGCCCAGAGCGGCAGCTTCTCGGCGACCGGGCGGCGCTTCGGCATGTCGACGGCCAGCGTCTCGCGGCGCATCAGCGAGCTCGAGGAACATCTCGGCGTCACGCTCATCCACCGCTCGACCCGCAATCTGGCGCTGTCGGAGGCTGGAGAGGCCTATGTCGCGCAGGCGCGGGACATCCTCGCCTCCGTCGCGCGCGCCGACGCGGGCATCTCGGCGCTGCAGGAGGCGCCGAAGGGCGTGCTGCGCATACATTCGCGCATCATGTTCGGCGTCACCTTTCTCGCCCGGACGCAGGCGGGATTCGCCGCCATGCATCCCGACCTGACGGTGGAACTGCACCTGTCGGAACGGCCGGCCCGGCTGCGCGAGGACGGGTTCGACATCGATTTCAGGATCGCTCCGCCGCAGGAGAGCGGGCTGGTGCGGCGGCGCCTCCTGTCGAGCCAGCGCATCCTCGTTGCCGCGCCGGCCTATCTGGACGCCGCGCCGCCGCTCGCCTCGCCGCTGGACCTTGCCGCACATCGCTGCCTCGCCTACTGGCTCGGAGCCGATCCCCCCTACTGGCGGTTCCGGCTGGACGGCGCCGACGTCGAGGTGCCGGTTCCGAGCAACTTCGCGACCAACAACGGCCAGGTGCTGCTGATCGCCGCGCGGGAGGGGCATGGCATCGCGCTTCTGGACGACTATACCGTGGCGGCCGACATCGCGGCCGGTCGCCTCGTGCGCGTCCTTCCGCACTATCGCGTGACGAACACCACCTTCGACGAGGGGATCTTCGCCACCTATCTCGAGACACCGTACGTGCCGGCCAAGATCCGCGTCTTCCTCGACCATGTGGTCGCGGAACTGCCGCGGCGGCTGGGTCGCATGCCGGAGGGGAACGCCGGCGGCGGACGCGCATGAGGTTGGGTGCGAAGGCCGCAGTCGCCAGCCCCGAGAACCGGGCGTCTGCGGGCGATTCCGGCTGCATGGCGCCTTGAGCGGCTTCGGGCGGGAGGCTAAGGTCGCTGACCAGGCGGTCAGCCTGCATCATGGCGACAGGGCATTCAGAGGATGATGGACGTGAGCGAAGATCTCGATGCGCGCGCGGCCGATGCTCAGACCAGCGATCGGGCACGCTCGCTGCTCGATATCGGAGCCAGGATCTTCGCGGAGAAGGGGTACGAGGCGACCTCGATGCGCGACATTTCCAGTGCGGCCGGCGTGTCCAAGGCGCTGCTCTACCATCACTTCGCCAGCAAGGAAGACATCTACGCGCGGATCTCCTTTTCTGCCACGGAGAAACTCTACTCCTTCGTCGAGGAACGCATCCCCGCGGAGGGCAGCGCCGCCGAGAAGGTGCGTGCCTTCATGGTCGCGGCGACGACCTTCTTCTCGGACCATCGCTCGGCCTGGATCGCCGCCAGCAACGCCTTCTGGTCCGATCCCGACCGGCACCGGCTCGAGACGCGCATCGCCAGGCGCCGCCAGTTCGAACGCAGGCTGCGCGACCTGATCCGCGAGGGGGTGGAGAACGGCGAGTTCAATGCTGTCGATCCGGCCATGGCCGGGCGGCTGATCCTGTCGGGCATCAACTGGATGCACCGCTGGTACGATCCCGAGAAGGGCCTGACGGCGGAAGAGATCGTCAACCAGTATGCCGACATCCTGCTTGGCGGGCTCCACAAGCGCTGACGCCAAAGCATGTCTCCCGCCGGTGGGCACCCGTTCTGGCGAAAGACATGCGCCATCGACCGAAAACGTGCGGGGGGAAGCCGGACGATCGCCACTCGCCACGGGACGACACGGGCGCCCGAATGCGGAGAGGCCTCGCCGGTTGTGCCGGGCGAGGCCTCCAGTCTCGGCGATCGCTGAAGGGCCGAAGGCTCAGTCGTCGAGCGCGATGTTGTTCTTCGAGATGACGCTGCCCCAGAAGTCGACGTCCCAGTCGAGCTGGGCCTTCATCGCATCGGGTCCGCCGACTTCGGGCGTCATGCCGGCATTGATCATCTTCTGCTGCAGCGTTTCGACGCTGACGGCCTTCTGCAGCGCCGCGGCGACCCGGTCCTTCTCCTCCTGCGGCGTTCCCGCCGGAGCGACGAGGCCGAACCAGAACGACGACACGAGCTGCGGATAACCGAGTTCGGTGACCGACGGGATGTCCGGATACTGGTCCATCCGCTTCTCGGTGGAGATCGCGATGATGCGCAGGTCGCCGGACTCGACGTGCTTGATCAGCGAGATCGGGGTCGAGAAGTTCAGTTCCACCTGCCCGCCGATCTGATCGATGATCATCTCCGGGTTCGCCTTGTAGGCGACGGGCACCAGTTCGGTACCGAGAACGTCCTGCAGCACCATGCCGAAGAGATGGGTCACGCTGCCGGGGCCGAGCATGGCATAGCGCAGCGGCTTGCCCGACTCGCCCCAGGCCTTGAGGCCTTCGATCGTATCCACGCCCATCTTGGCGGGGACGGCGATCGTCAGCGGGCCGCTGAACATGGTGCCGACCG
The nucleotide sequence above comes from Aquibium microcysteis. Encoded proteins:
- a CDS encoding LLM class flavin-dependent oxidoreductase; amino-acid sequence: MEFGVFLLAQQRSYDQSSFDVIHNSIEQTVAAEQAGFDVAWYAEHHFNNYSLSPSPLMLCAHAAAKTSTIRVGPAVCVLPLYQAPRFLAEVGLVDTLSNGRLELGIGSGYQQFEFERFGTDLAEAGKMFAEYLDLIPLALTQKTFEYHGKILDIPPSSLNVRCVQKPMPPIWVTTGNPVVRARAMREGHNLFITALLGGNDAIRGLRAKMVEAAESAGVDVDATKFGFLRCGYASNDRAEIDRYLDSARFARRLSESLRDRRQETDDGYLMQEVPLQQELSLDDMRENLPVGEVDRVIDKMLEEIEILKPRHIALQTQLGDVDQKTMLRQIELWGDRIIPAIKKALGTPAKAPATARSAAA
- a CDS encoding Bug family tripartite tricarboxylate transporter substrate binding protein; protein product: MRLFNRRTAMAALGLTAGLAFAPMTASAADDPIRLVIPYGGGGLIDGLVREMADTMSAELGQPVIIENKPGSNGIIGAAYVAAAKPDGLTYLVGATGPLSLNVLLRKNLPFSMESFEPVGTMFSGPLTIAVPAKMGVDTIEGLKAWGESGKPLRYAMLGPGSVTHLFGMVLQDVLGTELVPVAYKANPEMIIDQIGGQVELNFSTPISLIKHVESGDLRIIAISTEKRMDQYPDIPSVTELGYPQLVSSFWFGLVAPAGTPQEEKDRVAAALQKAVSVETLQQKMINAGMTPEVGGPDAMKAQLDWDVDFWGSVISKNNIALDD
- a CDS encoding LysR family transcriptional regulator yields the protein MDKLRAMDLLVATAQSGSFSATGRRFGMSTASVSRRISELEEHLGVTLIHRSTRNLALSEAGEAYVAQARDILASVARADAGISALQEAPKGVLRIHSRIMFGVTFLARTQAGFAAMHPDLTVELHLSERPARLREDGFDIDFRIAPPQESGLVRRRLLSSQRILVAAPAYLDAAPPLASPLDLAAHRCLAYWLGADPPYWRFRLDGADVEVPVPSNFATNNGQVLLIAAREGHGIALLDDYTVAADIAAGRLVRVLPHYRVTNTTFDEGIFATYLETPYVPAKIRVFLDHVVAELPRRLGRMPEGNAGGGRA
- a CDS encoding TetR/AcrR family transcriptional regulator yields the protein MSEDLDARAADAQTSDRARSLLDIGARIFAEKGYEATSMRDISSAAGVSKALLYHHFASKEDIYARISFSATEKLYSFVEERIPAEGSAAEKVRAFMVAATTFFSDHRSAWIAASNAFWSDPDRHRLETRIARRRQFERRLRDLIREGVENGEFNAVDPAMAGRLILSGINWMHRWYDPEKGLTAEEIVNQYADILLGGLHKR